CGATGAGGATCTTGTGGAACATGGGCGTAGAGCGCCGTTACTTGAGAGGCTCCAGCAAGAACAGGGCCTGGCCAAACTGCACGGGCTGGGCGTTGTCGACGAGGACCTTGACGATGCGGCCGCCGAGCTTCGCGTCGATCTCGTTCATCAGCTTCATGGCCTCGATGACGCAGAGGGTCTGGCCCTCCTTGATGGTGTCGCCCTCGTTGACGAAGGGCGGAGCGTCGGGGCTCGACGCTCGATAGAAGGTTCCCACCATGGGCGCCTCGACCGTGATGGTGCCCGCCGCCGCCTCCGCGGCCACGGCCGAGGCGGGCTGCGTGAGCGCGGGCGGCGGCGCCGCCGCGGAGGGTCGCGCGGCCGCCTCGGCGTGACGGCGCACCACGCGCACGCGCATGCCTCCGGCCTCGACCTCGAGCTCAGCGAGGTCGTGGGCGACCGCGAGCTCGACGATCTCCGCGGGCGTCCACCGTCGCGGAGCCAGGATCCCTGCCATGGTTCCCCGGTCCTTGGCCATCACCGTGCTCGGAGGGGGGCTTTGCCCCCCTTCCGAAACCTCCCCCCAATAAGGGTTGCGCCGGCGAAGCCGGCGCTCGAAGCACCACGTTCGTGCTCGCTAGGTACGACTATCACTCGCTTATGCCTTAGCCGGCCGTGGCCACGCGGCTCAAGTACTCGGCGCTGCGCGTGTCCACCTTCACGACGTCACCCTCGTTGAGGAAGAGCGGAACCTGGATGGTGGCGCCCGTCTCGAGCTGAGCCGGCTTCGACCCGCCCGAGGCCGTGTCGCCGCGGATACCCGGATCGGTCTTGACGATGGCGAGCTCCATGAAGTTGGGGAGCTCGACGGTCACGGGGCTGCCGTCGATGAACAGGATGTCGACCTCGGTATTTTCCTTGAGGAAGTCGCGCGCGTCACCGACCTCGTCCGGCGACAGGGAGATCTGATCGTACGTCTCCGTGTCCATGAAGTGGTAGCGCTCGTCCTTGTACAGGTACTGCATGTGCTTCTCGTCGAAGTCGACGAGCTCCACCTTTTCGCCCGCGCGGAACGTGTTGTCGATGACCCGCCCCTGCCGCATGTGCTTGAGCTTGGTGCGCACGAAGGCGCCGCCCTTGCCCGGCTTGACGTGCTGGAAGTCGACGATGGTGTAGGGCTGCCCGTCGTGCTGGATCTTGAGC
The genomic region above belongs to Candidatus Methylomirabilota bacterium and contains:
- the accB gene encoding acetyl-CoA carboxylase biotin carboxyl carrier protein; translation: MAKDRGTMAGILAPRRWTPAEIVELAVAHDLAELEVEAGGMRVRVVRRHAEAAARPSAAAPPPALTQPASAVAAEAAAGTITVEAPMVGTFYRASSPDAPPFVNEGDTIKEGQTLCVIEAMKLMNEIDAKLGGRIVKVLVDNAQPVQFGQALFLLEPLK
- the efp gene encoding elongation factor P translates to MSTAEFKKGLKIQHDGQPYTIVDFQHVKPGKGGAFVRTKLKHMRQGRVIDNTFRAGEKVELVDFDEKHMQYLYKDERYHFMDTETYDQISLSPDEVGDARDFLKENTEVDILFIDGSPVTVELPNFMELAIVKTDPGIRGDTASGGSKPAQLETGATIQVPLFLNEGDVVKVDTRSAEYLSRVATAG